In Tenebrio molitor unplaced genomic scaffold, icTenMoli1.1 SCAFFOLD_146, whole genome shotgun sequence, the genomic window CACTAAGCAACCTGTGAATTGCTAGACCCTGAGTTTCTCGCGGACGCACCCCGAGAACGGGCTGCTGGTCAGGAGGGCCGTGTTGATGTCGCTACCGCCGAAGCCGGACCTGTCGTGGAGCCGGACCTGTGGACCCGTAGATGGTCAAGAGTGGGGGCCGACCGGCGACTCGAATTACCCCCGGCCCCCCGGGCGTCAGAGTAGCAAGGGACGCTACAAGAAAAGACGTGTTGACCATTATTGCTGTTTACACGTGTTTTGAGTtacaatttcaattaaaaaccgAAAGTTAGTGTCGTGTTTAATTATTATCCTATAACAtacatgttattaataaaaatttttactaccatcaaaattttaaagaacaaattgaagatgaatttaatagaactctgaacgaatttgaacatatagaaccatttaatagaccactattacctaaacaacaaagctccaaaaaattctttgcaatgattgaaattttaaatcaattcattttacctaaatttgtaaataacaccacaagttttaaaaaattacacagtattatatatagtggagctttaacaattatcagattaaatggatcaaaagaaattggccagacaaataatataaaaacgaaagaattaccaaaatgggaacaaagactaaataaacgtattaataatatcagacgagatttaggtagaataactcaatatttaaagggtataaattctaatcatctaaataattgtattcaatccattttaaataacaaccgaatacattgtttaaaatataatgaatataataaaacattaatagaaatcaaagacactttattacagaagttaaatatttattctaaacgactcaaaagatataaaaataataaacaacggaaatttgaaaacaaactatttagaaataatgagaagttgttttacaaaaatttaacagataataaaactaaaactaataatggtacaccaaatataaacgaaattaaagaattctggtcaaacatatggtcaaatgaagttcaatttaataatcaggcagaatggattcctcatttagaaaatgatataccagatagtaatgatcgacatcatattcaaattagccttgaaattttagttaaaaatattaatagttcacataattggaaatcccctggaggtgaccaaattcataacttttggttaaaaaaatttacttgtattcataaatgcttacttgatcactttaacggatttattagggaacctaacacatttccagagtttttggcccatggtataacatatctgaaaccaaaagattccgatactaagaatccatcaaaatataggccaatcacatgtctacctacaatttataaaattatgacatcttgcattaaagtaataatttacgaccattgtcaaaaattaaatatacaccagaaagttgtttggaaaatgacagttacaagttatattttgatagaacaattttaactgacattcatattaagcataacagaccagacattataattttaaataaacaacaaaagcaagcatatcttttagatatagctgttccaaattcacataatataacacagacatataacacaaaaattaataaatatttagggctgtccgttgctatgagaaatctttggtgtttagaaaaaatttcgattttaccacttgtaatttcagcaacgggaatagtacagcaatctctttttaaaaatttaaaaattctggatttagataacacattggtagttgaaattcaaaaaggtatattattatactcatgtcacatcgtgaggaagttccttaacattgacacagaacataatacacaacaaagtcaaaatgcggaggcgagacgccggtaattatgttgataagcactgcactattacttgatagtaatatccgtaatagtgtatgtgctccggcaaaattgccgtgccgccgggtggaggtgggatagtgttTTGATAACCCATTGGAAATTTACAGAGGAGAGGAAAGtgataaatgttttataaaaagaataaCTGAACATGTCAGAACAATATATaagttattaaaagaaaataaacccATAAAAGATATCGAACTagaagaatataaaaaaacaaaaatttgttatctTTGTGAAAATGTGTTTTCTATAGAAAACCCAAAAGTAAGAGATCATGATCACTACACTGGAAAATATAGGGGAGCTGCTTGTAGAAAATGCAATTTGAAATATAGACAACGATTGTTTATTCCAATtttgtttcataatttaaGTTCTTACGATTgtcatttgtttataaaaaatctaGGAGAAGATAAAAgtcaattgaaattaataccTAATAACGAAGAGAAGTATATTTCtttcagtaaaattttaagaatgGATGATAATGGATATATCGAATTGAGATTTATCGATTCATTTAGATTTTTAGCAAGTAGCCTAGACAATTTGTCATCTAATCTGGAATCAAGTCAGTTgagagaaataattaaatacttTTCAAATAATGAATTAGATGTGTTATTTAGGAAAGAAAAAAGCAAGATAATTAGAAAAGGAATATATCCTTATGAATACATGGATtcttttgagaaattttctgaAACAAAACTTCCATCAAtagataaattttattcttcgCTCACAAAAGAAGGAATTTCTCAAGAAGAATTCAAACATGCAGTGAAAGTatggaaacattttaaaattaaaaacttgggTGAATGGCATGATTTATACTTAAAACTAGATGTTTTGCTGTTAATTgatgtatttgaaaattttagagACTTATGTTTGGAAAAGAGTTATGGACTCAATCCTGTTTGGTATTATACAACTCCGGGGTTAGCTTGGGACTGTATGCTCAAATATACTTTAGTGGAATTGGAATTATTAACTGATTATgaaatgtatttgttttttgaaaagggAATTAGAGGAGGAATTTCACTGTGTAGTAACAGGTATTCGCAAGCAGATGAAAATACTCAGATTATCTATATAGATGCTAATAATCTATATGGATGGGCTTTATCTCAGAAATTACCAGAAAAATGGTTGACTTGTGAtgaatgtatgtatgtatattgGTATCAGATAGTGATACGGGTTATGTTTTGGAAGTCGATTTAGCATTTCCAGTAGACTTAGCTATTCATAACAAATTCAAAGATCTCCCTTTAGCTCCGGAAAATAGAATTCCTCCGGGCGGAAAAGTAGAAAAACTACTTTGTCATTTCTATgataagaaaaattatataattcattacgaaacattaaaactttacaaaaatttaggtATTAGAATAACAAAGGTTCACAGAGGTATAAAATTTactcagtcaaatttcatagcaccatatgtaaaatttaatactgAACAAAGACAAAAGgcgaaaaatgattttgaaaaagatttctgGAAATTAATGGTTAATGCTCCATATGGTAAGTCTATGCAATCTGTTAGAAAccaacaaaatattaaattatattgtgatgaagaaaaattacaaaaagcgATAAACAAACCTAATTTTAAACACAGAACTATATTTAGCAAACACCTGGCAGCAgttcacaattttaaaacaaaagtaTTGTTTAATAAACCAATTTATATTGGGCAAGCTGTATTAGATTTATCGAAATTGTTAATGTATAACTTCCATtacaatgtaattaaaaaagaatttaatgaaaacgtaAAACTTCTTTATGGAGACACTGATAGCTTTATATATGAGATTAAAAATGCCGATTTCTatgaatttatgaaaaacaatCCCGACTATTTTGATACATCTGATTATCCAAAGGATCATCCATTATATTCTgataaaaataagaaagtaaTAGGGAAGTTCAAAGATGAATTGAATGGTATTAAGATATTAGAATGCATAGGTTTAAGGTCAAAAATGTACAGTTACAGAACTGAAACGTCtgtttcgaaaaaattaaaaggtaTCAAAAAAGCAGTATTGAAGAAAGAAATAAGTTTTgaagattacaaaaattgcttGTTTAATCAAAAAGAATACTTCCATAGACAGAAAGTGATCAGGAGTCATAAACATGATATATTTACTGAAGAAGTAAAGAAAAAGTCTCTAAGTTGGAAAGATGATAAAAGATACCTTTTACCTAATTCTACAGATACATTAGCTTATGGACACGTATTAGTATCATCATAGGTACGTTCATGGACATTGTTGAATAaatcgctattttttattagtgttgaagtaataaattaagaaaacaataattacaattacGATAATAAACataagaacaaaaataataatttttaatttattaacttgTTGAATGAGacttgaaaacttttttcggAATTTTGGATATTCTTCATTgaatatatttaaattcttGAATACAGTACTTtccatttaatttacaatttttgaatcTTGATTTATTGCTCTCATATTTTTAGTATgtctttcaaatattttcaaagttcTTTTCTTTACATCATCGATGTTTGATGGTATTACTACTGTTTTGTTTCTTAATTCTGCTAGTTTCTTAGGATCGTAATTATTGTAGTTATCTAATTTATATTCCAATTcatctattttattattagcgGACTCTAGTTCACAGTCAGTCATAATTAATTGTTCAAGGAATAAATTAGCTGTTTTTCTTGCAATATATTTATCTACAACTTCTTGTTTGAAACCAACTATTTTTGCTCCATCTTCTAATCTGTCTATTTCAGTAATAATAggttttaaatcttttttccatttttctttctcatcGTTGGGAATGTATGAAACTAGTTTGTCCATTTATGACTGAAAAGTTTCTAAAGATTTACTAATTAATTCATCTGCTTCTTCATCTAAACTTATATATTACGACTACCTGCTTTGTGTTCTACAttatcgaatatttttttactttttattttactttttctcTGTTTTGTTCCCAATTGTTCCGATTTGTTGTCTTTTGTTCCGGATTGTTCCCGTTTGTTCTCATTTGTTCTCGTTTTACATGTAATCTTTATGCCAACAGAATTTAGCCCCATATTTAGGGAATTTCTGGAAATACTTTTAGATTTGCAAAATTCTGTCtttgttagttttttatttacgGTCGAATTGAGATATTCGATAGCAAAATTACGATTTCTCATTTGAGTTActtctttgatattttttggtATATTTAGTTTTTTATCTTGAGTAAAAGATTTGtagctatttttaaattgctggAGTTCAGATGGTTGTCTTGTTTTTAATGGTGTATAATATTCTGCTACAATTTTGTTCTCTTTAGTATtggtcattttttttaatttatttaaaaaatatttgcctccatcattcaaaaagaaataagGAGGTTACTGATATTTCgatgtgatcaacaatgactgaatctgttggcgGCACTGCAACTTTGAATGAAATTTGTACCTCTGCTAAGTAATAaatagtttaataaaaaataggtaAAAACCTAACTCTATTATAATATTATCGTTCATTAAATTacttaacaaattaaataacaaaacgccctgatgggatgactttaataccgtggaataaaggtcaacctttggtttgggacgttactgtcgtagatacacttgcagacagttacgtattgaaaacatctgaagtctcaggttttgccgctgaaatggcttgcaaacgcaaacataacaaatatcgttcaattatttcgtcaaactacatatttaaaggtttagcctttgaaaccttaggcccttggtgcaaagaaacaatagattttattaatgtaatcggagaccgacttatcgcggaatcaggggattcaaaatctaagaaattcctttttgagaggatttcccttgccattcaacgtggaaacgctgcaagcattcggggcacttttccagattccgcattattatcggaaattttcgcattgtaaattaaaaatgttattttaacattaaaagtaaatttttcatttcttaaaATCATACACTTAACAAATTCACATCAAACTTACAattgtttagttttttaacaaacataTTGTCTGTGCCTGCACAATTTAAGAATGACCATTACTAACTGCTACGTCTCATTACCGACGTCTTTTTCTTATTATTACTGACCGATTGAAACGTACCCAGGGAATGGGAGTGAAAGTGAGTAATTGTCACTttcaaactttttaaaagttaGAAAATAGTTAATTACCAATTGATTTTGTGAATAAATACATTTcctgttgtcaaatttaactgCACCGACAACATTTTGACAGGGTTTGTGACTTTCTAACCTTTTTCCCTTTCATCGTGTTTTCAAATCCCCAATGTGAGATAACCTAATTGAACATGCACGCTCGAATATTGTGACTTACGGTTTGTCCAGATTTTACAACTTGGCCGCAAACAAAAGTCGATATTTTTCGATTGTTTtaataccaacagattcagtcattgtTTATCACTCTGTAGCTTGATCATAAAGGgctacttaatttttttttctttcagcaTTGATTTATCCGTTTGAGGATCTTATCATTacagattattttttttacatattttaattacttaTATTTACAAGCCATGTTCACCTgactgattattattattacgattaattataattttttattgttaatgttGTTATTGTAGATAAATGGCCCAGCCCCCTTGTAAAAGAACTAGATTGGCGATTTCTTCAGACTTGGAAACTTTGTCCGGAATAAGTGAAAATGTAAGTTTTGTATAAATTTTAGTATGttgttaaatttctttataaattttgttaatcCCGGCCTTAATTTAATATATTGTGTCCTGTTGTATAACCAGATGGATGTAACAACCGAAAACAGAAGTGTAGAGGTTCAAGGAGCTGGTGCCCAAGGACTTGAAGGGAATGGCCAAAGTAATTCTGACGACAATGTAAGTTAATTTGTTGAtcttaatttctttattagcaatgtttctttcaaattttcagAAAGATTGTCTTATAGACTCGGAAGAATTTGAGCAGCTTCTCCTTAGATCTGGTGCGTTAATTGATAAAACgctatttataaaatgtttttttgaagGAAGtctaaatgaaaaatcagGGGCAAAGAAAATTCTCATCACAGCACCTAGTCGATTTGGTAAATCGGTAATCATGAATACCTTGAAGGTGTTCTGTGAACCAGATGTGGATGAACAAGGAAATATCGTAacctgtttggaaaaaaatgtagcCGGAAAATGGGTCGaagataaaaacaaaactccaccaaaaaattacaaactaTTCAAGACCGTTATTAGAACCAAGCACTTGCAAATTTACAGCTGCACCTGTCCTACAAAGCACATGGACGACGATTTGGAAGATGGAACATGCGACAGCAGACAATTCTTCTACCAACATTGTGGTCAACATCCAGTAATTTTCTTTAGCTTGAAGGATATTTCGCCTCATAATTGGAACGCGTTTATTGAGACACTCAAAAGAAGTTTGTGTAAAACATATAAACGGCACGGGTATTTGGGTGATGACAAACAAAGCCATTTATCTGAACGGGATAgggcaaaatttaatttgttttgtaatgGCGAAAAAGGGGAAATGAAGGAAGGTAAAGAAATTATCTCCGAGTTAAGTGAAGATAATTTGCGGCATTCTTTAGACCAATTAGTAGAATATTTGTGTAGCCAGTTCAATAAAACAGTGCTGATATTGATAGAAGAATTCGACGCTCCTCTTATGAAGTTGCTACATAACCCAGaacaaaacataaaacaaGCGTACATAAGCAAGATCATTCGGTATATCGGGGAAATGTTGAGTACCGTTCTAAAAGGTAATGAGAAGGTATTAGGTGCATTGATTAACGCCTGTGTTTTATTGTCAACAACTATATCACCGTACGCGAACAATGTTTCTATTTGTCCATTCCTAGAAAATCATGATTTTTCTGAATATTATGGATTTACCAAGGC contains:
- the LOC138140703 gene encoding uncharacterized protein, with product MAQPPCKRTRLAISSDLETLSGISENMDVTTENRSVEVQGAGAQGLEGNGQSNSDDNKDCLIDSEEFEQLLLRSGALIDKTLFIKCFFEGSLNEKSGAKKILITAPSRFGKSVIMNTLKVFCEPDVDEQGNIVTCLEKNVAGKWVEDKNKTPPKNYKLFKTVIRTKHLQIYSCTCPTKHMDDDLEDGTCDSRQFFYQHCGQHPVIFFSLKDISPHNWNAFIETLKRSLCKTYKRHGYLGDDKQSHLSERDRAKFNLFCNGEKGEMKEGKEIISELSEDNLRHSLDQLVEYLCSQFNKTVLILIEEFDAPLMKLLHNPEQNIKQAYISKIIRYIGEMLSTVLKGNEKVLGALINACVLLSTTISPYANNVSICPFLENHDFSEYYGFTKAEVADLLKMRLFKGFNEADILSYYNGYEVFGTNLQLYNTFSVLKYLQDWKVARRRAKHETNKSPDTKKHASRCYFSSHGIQPLNKLFAVGGIRDKLSDIITKGTVTVEDPLYELTPEHVSMLMEVMLQPSEIDDERANLFLQYMKDRGYFNVIEKNQNRCVYAIPNGEATDEIINQFCDKSYYMTKYNISREMINIYTTAIKDLDRDNNESFQKFADSIASLLSGSFKPKNHDELKAVLFTLCVNEFDPSCERFCQDNKKNRLDLLFIRKDGTGIIIEVKFGQSSAQAGLKQIFDKEYYKVFEGENIIKDKIYIGLYTNHQKVTVCGFATSNEQVVDSFANISDDKLIVKSSKL